From Rhododendron vialii isolate Sample 1 chromosome 10a, ASM3025357v1, the proteins below share one genomic window:
- the LOC131302965 gene encoding uncharacterized protein LOC131302965, which translates to MIKETSESMKAIHQRLLEAQKRTTEQVKVIRQRLLTAQNWGSSVSLGLATEAFRVHDVFHVSMLRKYKPDPSHVLEWSELELEADASYGEEPIRTLDSRDQVLRGKTIPLVRVLWSNQGKEESTWEREDEIREKSGHCFEVYCWSVKTVYRAEISRRNP; encoded by the exons ATGATtaaggagacctccgagagcATGAAAGCAATTCACCAACGCCTTTTGGAAGCTCAAAAGAGAACGACCGAGCAAGTTAAAGTGATTCGCCAAAGATTATTGACTgcgcaaa attggggaagtaGCGTATCGCTTGGCCTTGCCACCGAAGCTTTCAGAGTGCACGACGTGTTCCACGTGTCCatgttgaggaaatacaagCCAGATCCATCTCATGTCTTAGAgtggtccgaacttgagttaGAAGCCGATGCGTCATATGGGGAGGAACCGATTCGTACACTAGATTCGCGcgatcaagtgttgaggggtaagacaataccgttagtgcgagtcttGTGGAGTAACCAAGGCAAGGAAGAGTCGACTTGGGAACGTGAAGATGAGAttagagagaa GTCTGGTCATTGTTTTGAAGTGTATTGTTGGTCTGTGAAAACTGTGTATCGCGCTGAAATTTCCAGGCGCAACCCATAG